Proteins from one Anopheles nili chromosome 2, idAnoNiliSN_F5_01, whole genome shotgun sequence genomic window:
- the LOC128731995 gene encoding SAM50-like protein CG7639 yields the protein MGGSTSRAEPNPGDRKDPDFTRFKARVDRVHIGGLNRTYDDYVKRAARHLFKAQNFQDVIVETANVKDELLRLGIYKNLRISIDTSKGEGATKNGYTVSFVGEELSRITGNVGVEVGQNDGAATTELVTPNLFGRGERLSFNFSRSYVRNSVLNMKLTKPFLHTAVGDYDPETSLTLFRNSSPHPWSKYRLEDNGLLFDFSFAVPTFGFRNILQYELGMKELFALDKQTPFFVREHCGPRLVSTFRYIGQIDGRDDSVFPSNGAYLKGTVELIGSRMSQLGIVRQDLHAEMNVPLFLGMSLQLCGRLGAILHDKKKESLPIHQLFFPGGPQTLRGFELAGACPRRDGIAAGCQSYWATGLHLWSPLPFNQYFGGFGNLFRTHAFYNIGACDSFTTDKLRSTAGIGIAFRMGQKARIEFNYCQPLSYEVGDRVVKGFQFGIGYEFV from the exons ATGGGGGGCTCAACCTCGAGG GCAGAACCCAATCCAGGAGATCGAAAGGATCCGGACTTTACACGCTTCAAAGCCCGTGTCGATCGGGTACATATTGGCGGCTTGAACCGAACGTATGACGACTATGTTAAGCGTgccgcacgccatctattcaAGGCTCAAAACTTTCAGGATGTGATCGTGGAAACGGCCAA TGTCAAGGACGAGCTGTTGCGATTAGGCATCTACAAGAACCTGCGCATCTCCATCGACACGAGTAAAGGCGAAGGGGCAACCAAAAATGGGTATACCGTGTCGTTTGTTGGAGAAGAGCTGTCCCGCATTACCGGCAATGTAGGGGTAGAAGTTGGCCAGAACGATGGAGCAGCAACGACCG AACTGGTCACACCCAATCTGTTCGGCCGCGGAGAACGTTTGAGCTTCAACTTCAGCCGCAGTTACGTGCGCAACAGTGTTTTGAACATGAAGCTCACCAAACCGTTCCTACACACGGCCGTTGGAGATTACGATCCTGA GACCTCGCTCACTTTGTTCCGGAACTCGTCCCCGCACCCTTGGTCGAAGTATCGCCTCGAGGACAACGGTTTGCTATTCGATTTCTCCTTCGCAGTGCCCACATTCGGATTCAGAAACATCCTCCAATACGAGCTGGGCATGAAGGAGCTGTTTGCGCTCGACAAGCAGACTCCATTCTTCGTGCGGGAGCACTGTGGGCCACGGCTTGTGTCCACCTTCCGTTATATCGGTCAAATTGATGGCCGAGATGATAGCGTTTTCCCGTCGAACGGCGCGTACTTGAAGGGCACGGTGGAACTGATCGGAAGCCGCATGTCCCAGCTCGGCATTGTTCGGCAGGATTTACACGCGGAGATGAACGTCCCTCTGTTCCTTGGCATGTCACTGCAACTGTGTGGCCGTCTCGGCGCAATTTTACACGACAAAAAGAAGGAATCACTGCCAATTCATCAGCTATTTTTCCCCGGTGGACCACAGACCTTGCGTGGGTTTGAGCTTGCTGGAGCTTGTCCACGTCGGGATGGCattgctgccggttgccaatcGTACTGGGCGACAGGACTGCACTTATGGAGTCCGCTTCCATTCAATCAGTACTTCGGTGGCTTCGGCAATCTGTTCCGGACGCACGCATTCTACAACATTGGCGCGTGTGACTCCTTCACGACGG ATAAGCTACGCAGTACGGCCGGCATCGGAATCGCGTTCCGGATGGGTCAAAAGGCCCGCATCGAGTTCAATTACTGCCAGCCGCTTTCGTACGAAGTCGGTGACCGCGTGGTGAAAGGATTCCAGTTCGGAATTGGCTACGAATTCGTCTAA